A DNA window from Bacteroides cellulosilyticus contains the following coding sequences:
- a CDS encoding DUF6531 domain-containing protein gives MLLADSHITMVVGVDVHVTTAPPFNPIHPYIGMVMDPADYIPFLGTNVSVNGLKRGVSDTGGMIIPLAHIPLAGPFAMASMIGHESMNFFASQTVFCDGSRMSPKGHMVMTCNDVGIPLSASFSKKGKKTKLIPSLFAPTSFSLPVPTGKPVMVGGPYVPDWGGMLTGLAASIGFSSLMKCARNKIRKFNLKRQITKGPNKLSRFLCKLGFEPVNLVNGAVVYEGTDFGFPSPLPLEWTRAWYSDSEYEGWLGHGVHCCYDRTVESFEDEGVTMLRMEDGRAVAFPPIAPGGEFYMRTERTTLRRTEKGYEAYSHDSLLTYRFDMRDGGAWRMTRIENPDGLHIQLRFSNGRFSGVSDPAGRTVRAATDTKGRVTSLSFVTGKGEERLVSYTYDESGNMTGITDAMDKTTEMSYSGHLMTEKTDRNGDTYRWEYDSKGRCVHTYGTDGMMEGRIEYHPSEGYNLVTDSTGGTTTYRYTPDQLVTSEIDPLGNETRHSYTDFMEPYRTIDPEGGVTGYSYDNDGNLTGVTYPDGSGEMYIYDDKGRLSIHVDREGNKTVRLYDTERPHLVSRFIDRDGGITEFTYDSHGQPVGVGKGDRRSELSYDGSLNLVSWHEDGRLLGGWKHDVRGRLIERSSPGNRTEFYVYDALDRLRRIDARDGNVIHLGYDSYDSITEARDARRHVRMGYNSVGSMTWREEGGNRVSFRYDGMDRLREVVNEAGAGYVFRRDLAGNISSEKDYGGIERIYHRDGCGRVTRIDRPGGRSTAYTYDTMGRVLAAEYHDGTKEEYGYDRNGLMATADNGEARMVFERDPMGRVTRETMGLPGGDRFMEVMSVESEYNAYGERIRVGSSLGADTELSYDRLGLVGGIKATVGKPEADEASAYGDAGGDVRPWESTIGRDDAGREVERFATGGIRITTDYNDMGLVRSRHVRSGNRHTGWRSYRWDVGARLMSMRGNLSPEPVIFDYDSMCNLVRGDYSMYESVFRTPDKVGNLYREDGCKGREYDRGGRLLWDGEYHYRYDCEGNLVHKSRRDVSVPENGHTGKKGWLGMLFSADDVDIDNGNKETTPFACWQPGDTCYEWQANSMLAGVRTPDGRTVTFGYDALGRRVSKRTGDTVHRFGWDGNVVLHEWDTDEALRPRLVTDETGREEYDGTEKPEGLVTWVYDGTSFTPVAKVTDGERYTIVHDYLGTPTQAYDSKGELVWEMLLDVYGEVKECHGDRTLVPFRYQGQYEDEETGLYYNRFRYYSPQMGMYISSDPIGLAGNNPTLYGYVEDVNSYLDLFGLEKCALSASDMKKMGPAPKNMYNPHRHHIVREHAPSNWSADARKWITDSQDIIAEVGIDLNSSIENFVWASNGLGNHSKKAAKTVYDELSKVRGNPEAIKETLGSLGEIFSGTGFK, from the coding sequence ATGTTACTTGCGGACAGTCATATCACTATGGTAGTCGGAGTTGACGTCCATGTGACGACAGCTCCCCCCTTCAATCCCATCCACCCTTACATAGGTATGGTGATGGACCCCGCCGACTACATACCGTTCCTTGGCACGAACGTAAGCGTGAACGGGCTGAAGCGCGGCGTTTCGGACACCGGTGGCATGATTATCCCCCTGGCGCATATCCCGCTTGCCGGGCCTTTCGCCATGGCCTCCATGATTGGCCACGAGAGCATGAACTTCTTCGCCTCGCAGACCGTGTTCTGCGACGGCAGCCGCATGAGTCCGAAGGGTCACATGGTGATGACGTGCAACGACGTGGGCATACCGCTGTCTGCATCATTCAGTAAAAAAGGGAAAAAGACCAAACTTATACCGAGCCTTTTCGCCCCGACCTCCTTTTCCCTTCCTGTTCCCACAGGCAAGCCCGTCATGGTAGGCGGTCCCTATGTCCCCGACTGGGGCGGAATGCTGACGGGACTTGCGGCGAGCATAGGGTTCAGTTCCCTGATGAAATGCGCACGGAACAAGATAAGAAAATTCAACCTGAAAAGACAAATAACCAAAGGGCCTAACAAGCTAAGTCGATTCTTGTGTAAATTAGGCTTTGAGCCGGTGAACCTTGTCAACGGCGCAGTGGTTTACGAGGGTACGGACTTCGGCTTCCCGTCACCGCTTCCGCTGGAATGGACCCGGGCATGGTACTCCGATTCGGAGTACGAGGGCTGGCTGGGCCATGGCGTACACTGCTGCTATGACCGCACGGTGGAAAGTTTCGAGGACGAGGGCGTGACGATGCTCCGCATGGAGGACGGCCGTGCCGTCGCTTTCCCGCCGATAGCACCGGGCGGCGAGTTCTACATGCGCACGGAACGCACGACGCTGCGCCGCACCGAAAAAGGCTACGAGGCATACAGCCATGACAGCCTGCTCACATACCGCTTCGACATGCGGGACGGCGGCGCATGGCGCATGACGCGCATAGAAAACCCCGACGGGCTTCATATACAGCTCCGTTTCAGCAACGGCAGGTTCTCCGGAGTGAGCGACCCTGCCGGACGCACGGTACGCGCCGCCACCGACACGAAGGGACGCGTCACGAGCCTGTCGTTCGTCACCGGCAAGGGAGAAGAGCGTCTGGTGTCGTACACCTACGACGAATCCGGCAACATGACGGGCATCACCGACGCCATGGACAAGACCACGGAGATGTCGTATAGCGGCCACCTGATGACGGAGAAGACTGACCGCAACGGCGACACCTACCGCTGGGAATACGACAGCAAGGGACGGTGCGTCCATACCTACGGCACGGACGGCATGATGGAGGGGCGCATCGAGTACCACCCGTCCGAAGGCTACAACCTCGTGACCGACTCCACGGGCGGCACGACCACTTACCGCTATACGCCCGACCAGCTTGTGACCTCCGAGATTGACCCGCTCGGCAACGAGACGCGCCACAGCTACACGGACTTCATGGAGCCTTACCGCACCATCGACCCCGAGGGCGGCGTCACGGGCTACAGTTACGACAATGACGGCAACCTCACCGGCGTCACGTACCCCGACGGCAGCGGCGAGATGTACATATACGACGACAAGGGACGGCTGAGCATCCACGTGGACCGTGAGGGCAACAAGACCGTCCGCCTGTACGACACGGAGCGTCCGCACCTTGTCAGCCGCTTCATAGACCGTGACGGCGGCATCACGGAGTTCACCTACGACAGCCACGGCCAGCCCGTGGGCGTCGGCAAGGGAGACCGCCGCTCCGAACTGTCCTACGACGGCTCGCTGAACCTCGTGTCATGGCACGAGGACGGAAGACTGCTCGGCGGCTGGAAGCATGATGTCAGGGGCAGGCTCATCGAGCGAAGCTCTCCCGGCAACCGCACGGAGTTCTACGTGTATGACGCCCTGGACCGCCTGCGGCGCATAGACGCCCGTGACGGTAACGTCATACATCTCGGCTATGACAGCTACGACAGCATCACGGAGGCTCGTGACGCGCGACGCCATGTCCGCATGGGCTACAACTCCGTGGGGAGCATGACATGGCGCGAGGAAGGCGGGAACAGGGTGAGCTTCCGCTACGACGGGATGGACCGCCTGCGCGAGGTGGTCAACGAGGCCGGTGCCGGGTATGTCTTCAGGCGCGACCTTGCGGGCAACATATCGTCGGAAAAGGACTACGGCGGCATAGAACGCATATACCACAGGGACGGTTGCGGACGTGTGACACGCATAGATCGTCCCGGGGGGCGCAGCACCGCCTACACATACGACACCATGGGACGCGTGCTCGCAGCCGAGTACCACGACGGCACGAAAGAGGAATACGGCTACGACAGGAACGGGCTGATGGCCACCGCCGACAACGGTGAGGCGCGCATGGTGTTCGAACGCGACCCGATGGGGCGTGTGACAAGGGAAACGATGGGGCTTCCCGGAGGCGACAGGTTCATGGAGGTCATGTCGGTGGAGTCGGAATACAACGCATACGGCGAGCGTATCCGTGTGGGAAGCTCACTCGGAGCCGACACGGAACTGTCATACGACAGGCTCGGGCTTGTCGGCGGGATAAAAGCCACCGTCGGGAAACCGGAAGCGGATGAAGCGTCCGCATACGGCGACGCCGGAGGGGACGTCCGGCCATGGGAAAGCACCATAGGCAGGGACGATGCCGGGCGTGAGGTGGAGCGTTTCGCAACAGGAGGGATAAGGATCACCACGGACTACAACGACATGGGGCTTGTCCGCTCGCGCCACGTGCGTTCGGGCAACCGCCACACGGGTTGGAGAAGCTACCGCTGGGACGTGGGCGCGAGGCTGATGTCGATGCGCGGCAACCTGTCACCGGAGCCGGTCATCTTCGACTACGACTCGATGTGCAACCTCGTCAGGGGCGACTACTCCATGTATGAGAGCGTCTTCCGCACCCCCGACAAGGTGGGCAACCTGTACCGTGAGGACGGATGCAAGGGGCGCGAGTATGACCGTGGCGGACGTTTGCTGTGGGACGGCGAGTACCATTACCGCTACGACTGCGAGGGCAACCTCGTACACAAGAGCCGCAGGGATGTGTCTGTTCCGGAAAACGGGCATACCGGAAAGAAAGGATGGCTCGGTATGCTGTTCTCTGCGGACGATGTGGATATCGATAACGGCAACAAGGAAACCACTCCGTTCGCCTGCTGGCAGCCGGGTGACACCTGCTACGAGTGGCAGGCCAACAGTATGCTTGCCGGGGTGAGGACTCCCGACGGCAGGACGGTAACGTTCGGCTATGACGCCCTCGGCAGACGGGTGTCAAAGAGGACGGGCGACACCGTACACCGTTTCGGCTGGGACGGCAACGTGGTGCTGCACGAATGGGATACCGACGAAGCCCTGAGACCGAGGCTCGTCACGGACGAGACCGGGCGCGAGGAATACGACGGAACGGAGAAGCCGGAGGGCCTTGTGACATGGGTATATGACGGAACGTCGTTCACGCCTGTGGCGAAGGTCACGGACGGGGAACGCTACACGATAGTGCATGACTACCTGGGTACGCCGACGCAGGCATACGACAGCAAGGGAGAGCTTGTCTGGGAGATGCTGCTGGATGTGTACGGAGAGGTGAAGGAATGCCACGGAGACCGAACGCTCGTGCCGTTCCGCTATCAGGGACAGTACGAGGATGAAGAAACGGGATTGTACTACAATCGGTTCCGCTATTACTCCCCGCAAATGGGTATGTATATCTCCTCCGACCCTATCGGGCTTGCTGGAAACAATCCTACACTCTATGGATATGTTGAAGATGTCAATAGCTACTTAGACCTGTTCGGATTAGAAAAATGCGCTTTAAGTGCGAGTGATATGAAAAAAATGGGACCTGCTCCTAAAAATATGTATAATCCGCATAGGCATCATATTGTAAGAGAACATGCTCCCTCTAATTGGTCTGCTGACGCAAGGAAATGGATAACTGACTCTCAAGATATAATAGCAGAAGTCGGAATAGATTTAAATTCTTCTATTGAAAATTTTGTTTGGGCTTCCAATGGATTAGGCAATCATTCTAAAAAAGCAGCTAAAACAGTATATGATGAATTATCCAAAGTAAGAGGAAACCCTGAAGCCATAAAAGAGACATTAGGTTCACTTGGAGAGATCTTCTCTGGAACTGGTTTTAAATAA
- a CDS encoding type VI secretion system Vgr family protein, with translation MLEQKKVTLEIAGIPMPSFVQLMLKQSINEHHYFEITLDIQAIEAYGVEIPEASKDWVGKKVIMDFGGTIFVGVATMVGLHRSGGTHGNIKVTGYSSTFLLESDHTCASWCNKSLSDIVKELTDKAGVQALVNPETKSKLEYECQYEETNFRFIQRLARQYQEWLYYDGQNLVFGKPQAGSTTKLTYGEELSVLDVCSQALARPIKGSSYHSVNDQTYNGQSPDTAAGQNTLGQAAFDSSLALFTAPAVQRAEPRITNKGELDAYFQRKQQSDSAASSFITGESDCRILTVGSIIDVHTAIHTGIGIHVKNSIGTYIITEITHVAGMGDSYQNYFTALPSSIPTLPCPDVPLPVAHTQQAVVVSNQDPKKLGRVQVKMNWQTGPMQTSWIRVLTPDAGTSDKVTTNRGFVFIPEKGDQVMVAFRYDDPNRPFVLGSLFHGKSGTGGGSSNKTKSLTTRSGCTITLDDEKGSVTIADPTGSTIILNGDNTITIDAKDKITIHSKELEILADEKIRIEADSEVEVLGKTSTFEGKSEAKIKSDTSIKEEAATIDIKASATLKATGATVDVDGSAMTNIKGGLLNFNP, from the coding sequence ATGCTGGAACAAAAAAAAGTCACATTGGAAATAGCCGGCATACCCATGCCGTCGTTTGTGCAGTTGATGCTCAAACAGAGCATCAATGAGCATCACTACTTTGAGATAACGCTGGATATCCAAGCCATAGAAGCCTATGGTGTGGAAATCCCGGAGGCGTCAAAAGACTGGGTTGGGAAAAAAGTAATCATGGACTTCGGCGGCACTATTTTTGTCGGCGTGGCCACCATGGTGGGACTTCATCGTTCCGGTGGAACACACGGAAATATAAAAGTGACGGGATATTCGTCAACATTCCTATTGGAGTCAGACCACACTTGTGCCTCATGGTGCAACAAATCCTTGTCTGACATCGTTAAGGAACTTACAGACAAGGCGGGAGTGCAAGCTCTTGTCAATCCGGAAACGAAATCGAAGCTGGAATACGAATGCCAGTACGAGGAAACCAACTTCAGATTCATACAACGGCTTGCCCGCCAATATCAGGAATGGCTCTACTACGACGGACAGAACCTTGTATTCGGAAAGCCACAGGCCGGCTCGACGACCAAGCTGACATACGGCGAGGAACTATCCGTGCTCGATGTCTGCTCGCAGGCACTTGCCCGACCAATAAAGGGAAGTTCTTACCATTCGGTGAACGACCAGACCTATAACGGTCAATCCCCCGATACCGCAGCCGGACAAAACACATTGGGACAAGCGGCCTTTGACTCGTCATTGGCTTTGTTTACCGCTCCCGCTGTCCAACGGGCGGAACCGCGCATAACCAATAAGGGTGAACTTGACGCCTATTTCCAACGCAAGCAGCAAAGCGACAGCGCCGCATCCAGTTTCATCACCGGAGAAAGCGATTGCCGCATCCTCACGGTGGGCAGTATCATAGATGTTCATACCGCTATCCATACAGGAATAGGTATCCACGTAAAAAATAGCATCGGCACCTATATCATTACGGAAATAACCCACGTAGCCGGTATGGGTGACAGTTACCAGAACTATTTCACCGCACTTCCGTCTTCTATTCCCACCCTTCCATGCCCGGATGTACCTCTGCCTGTTGCTCATACACAGCAGGCCGTGGTTGTCAGCAACCAGGACCCGAAAAAGTTAGGCCGCGTCCAAGTCAAGATGAACTGGCAGACCGGCCCGATGCAAACCTCGTGGATACGGGTGCTCACTCCTGACGCAGGTACAAGCGACAAAGTGACCACAAACAGAGGATTTGTATTCATACCCGAAAAGGGAGACCAAGTCATGGTGGCATTCAGATATGATGACCCGAACCGTCCGTTTGTACTTGGCAGCTTATTCCATGGAAAGTCAGGCACCGGTGGCGGCAGTTCAAACAAAACAAAAAGCCTGACCACCCGCAGCGGTTGTACCATAACGCTTGATGATGAAAAAGGAAGTGTTACCATTGCAGATCCGACCGGAAGCACAATCATCTTGAACGGTGACAATACCATCACCATTGATGCAAAGGACAAAATAACCATCCATTCCAAAGAATTGGAGATACTTGCTGATGAAAAGATAAGAATTGAAGCCGATTCAGAGGTTGAGGTACTTGGTAAGACATCCACTTTTGAAGGTAAGTCCGAGGCAAAAATAAAAAGTGATACGTCCATTAAGGAAGAGGCAGCTACGATAGATATAAAAGCATCTGCAACACTGAAAGCAACGGGAGCAACCGTTGATGTGGATGGTTCTGCGATGACAAATATAAAAGGCGGTTTACTTAATTTTAATCCATGA
- a CDS encoding DUF5457 domain-containing protein — translation MEPTREQLQAEILEILYQKCLQKPIWVSCAEIFWSISNLKVSERSVKDVLDWLVKNDLVIYQADKYQIAKREFMDISRRKALEKKETEENAEVRTVEYGTSIPPHTMNHHPWLEREYQQPVAKSSNTMFAIIALIAFLISGTLVGILLFNSFATERRNNAELTYLPDSIQVPSLQVSTPGYIRDAYTTNRNFKNIQNSLETQQRINAELMDICKAQQSQINILTTCSKQQAADIEHLEKERKIYTWMIALALLVLSSLLICRYGRKN, via the coding sequence ATGGAACCAACAAGAGAACAACTACAGGCAGAGATTCTTGAAATCCTATATCAGAAGTGCCTCCAGAAGCCAATATGGGTATCTTGTGCAGAAATATTCTGGAGCATCAGCAACCTCAAGGTATCAGAACGGAGTGTCAAGGACGTTCTTGACTGGCTGGTAAAAAACGACCTTGTAATTTATCAAGCGGATAAATACCAGATTGCCAAGCGCGAATTTATGGATATATCAAGACGTAAGGCTCTTGAGAAAAAAGAGACCGAAGAAAATGCCGAAGTCCGGACTGTAGAGTATGGAACATCCATTCCGCCTCACACGATGAACCATCATCCATGGCTTGAACGAGAGTACCAACAACCTGTCGCGAAATCATCAAACACAATGTTTGCCATCATAGCATTAATAGCCTTTCTGATCAGTGGCACACTTGTTGGCATACTCCTGTTCAACAGCTTCGCAACGGAACGGCGCAATAATGCAGAACTGACATACCTTCCGGACAGCATACAGGTTCCCTCGTTACAGGTAAGCACGCCCGGATATATCCGTGACGCATATACGACCAACCGCAACTTCAAGAACATCCAAAATTCGCTGGAGACACAGCAACGGATTAATGCTGAACTTATGGATATCTGCAAGGCACAACAATCCCAGATTAATATACTGACAACTTGCTCCAAACAACAAGCGGCGGACATCGAACATTTGGAAAAGGAACGGAAGATCTACACATGGATGATTGCTCTTGCACTCCTGGTATTAAGTTCATTGCTCATCTGCCGATACGGACGTAAGAATTAG
- the tssD gene encoding type VI secretion system tube protein TssD: protein MAFRASLELNNKEFDVLYSNYEFSRNTDPKGMPSSSVLGGRVKATIESTEDTSVIEAMLNSPFKPVEGKIIYKKTEEDAKMKEIQFKNAYIVHYSETLDANNDVPMTITITFSAEEIIVGSAALDNRWPKK from the coding sequence ATGGCATTTAGAGCATCATTGGAACTTAACAACAAGGAATTTGACGTCCTTTATTCAAACTATGAGTTTAGTCGTAACACAGACCCTAAAGGTATGCCCTCTTCAAGCGTATTGGGTGGTAGAGTAAAAGCAACCATCGAATCAACAGAAGACACTTCTGTCATCGAAGCGATGTTGAACAGTCCTTTCAAACCTGTAGAAGGAAAGATTATCTACAAAAAAACGGAGGAAGATGCCAAGATGAAGGAGATCCAGTTCAAGAACGCATACATCGTTCACTACTCGGAAACTCTGGACGCGAATAACGATGTGCCTATGACAATCACCATTACGTTCTCCGCTGAAGAAATCATCGTCGGCAGCGCAGCTCTTGACAACCGTTGGCCGAAGAAATAA